One Arthrobacter sp. Marseille-P9274 genomic region harbors:
- a CDS encoding AAA domain-containing protein: protein MSVDAEISQQGDLAQVLRLIDFLADYDAQRNQPVRSISDYGMFRLTQKTLPVHEAVQLEPSEAEWLAIDFIDLPLPPRVPDEFKAYVDSGKAISPLRRPVTTVPLPKGRIDDELPLTEEEEAERLRSEAEYSSLVESVETWIRDEWESWSQTHTLASRVKSLHRELFEQREQLMLERESVELVWGFGRARWIKDSYTIDHPLVTVPAEVTLDQQTQRVTVVAAGQPEVETRFLASLDLHDRQSLNSQRQTATELEIDPWNAEEMPALLRRLARSIDDNGIVVAEAGSPGPSLVVDESWTLYMRRRVPDSQGFLEQMRSIYLAGGTVPAPLQDIVAQPAETNVAGHAHSASTGQKPEALLLPLPTNEEQKRILELAQTHPGVTVQGPPGTGKSHTIANLISHYVANGQRVLVVSEKEQALKVLADKVPAGIRDLTVSVLGADQDSRKSLEKSVTTIQSRVGTLDRSAADETIKRLQSDLAAANRGIAETTGDMLRARQSEVEEASGSWLAGVSPTPQTAAAWVRENAERLGYIPDALDLTIKVPLSAAEFAEYVSLLKTVRSDDAVLALHSLPPVSDLPSVAELGELFDSATQGDATAGSVRHAFADWATFARSDQLRIRDVRSLLVDYATKLEAIESSPYSGLIRRFEDRLLAQELFDYFTALAQLREQAIGHRRALMSSSVEIAEPVSPEFLTQVTEAQQKWQSAGKLGIFDRQHKKTMAAFTVGGRPPQSADEAALCITATALELVRSQITRLFDNQSPLAGGIQFSSRPEDDAAEEVRQLEELMNLPQLGNNLSEQLSSIGLRPHNLTTSTGARPLVEAIDAATHHFRAEEARASLTALETILKSGAARPDASPLWLRLRDAISAQDRERWTALRDDVIRLTALLEPARRLKALRDALQAAAPKWADQIDQDLESAPDPDSITAAWEWRQLDCWVTGKTALASPAELQSRVDELGRQRRRIVAELVEVLAWRRLADNLGPRQHQALQGYLKAVNRYGKTGGKYAQRWIREMREALDDSKDAVPVWIMTTSRALTSFRPAAVPPFDVLIIDEASQIGFDALPLLSLAKKAIVVGDDKQTSPENVGLDRQKVFDIMDNHLMGVHKYRTLFDPDNSLYDLATQKFATPVMLTEHFRCLPEIIAFSNAQAYNGNIIPLRDQAPRPGWVPLGVLRVKDGYREGDINEPEAMQVVNLIAEMCQNEQYDGMTFGVLTLLGSSQAKLIWDLLYDSLGPEVVEERKIRCGEAANFQGDERDVIIVSTVVAVDRNHNTRFAAMTSGKDLRKINVAASRARNQMWVVTSVDPDMLPSGDYRAALIRHCAGFQAEAPSQERLLAACESEFERRVVNDLLNRGYRSIEAQKVVGRYRLDLVVSGPERRLAIECDGDRWHGPDVWHQDRARQEVLERAGWTFERIRGSAYFRDPQSAMLPLWEHLEKLGIEPGDAWAEGVSRSLVREVTVTDLPGHEAPQVNNTAEETVPAPGPVADSTEEELAAVWPADTVAPIIAAPTPPVWLGNSNDHQVEETEEDVEDERDIELEDAAPFGRDTVPSTQHLTLAPYRQWPFSPKPPVTDGNIRYVQQGLAEILDHEGPMIARQAYLRYQKAAGGSKVGKALQRIFNRAANRAINAGQIARIDDGVPGLVGATLYIPGRNQVELRQLGPRSIFDVPPSEIVSMFEKLEAAGVAEDDLNRELLNAVGLKRLTKVTEHHLDNCRDYTWRS from the coding sequence ATGTCAGTGGACGCTGAAATCAGCCAGCAAGGCGATCTCGCCCAAGTACTGCGGCTGATTGATTTCCTCGCCGACTATGACGCGCAGCGCAACCAGCCGGTGCGCAGCATCAGCGATTATGGGATGTTCAGGCTCACCCAAAAGACACTTCCGGTCCACGAAGCCGTACAGCTTGAACCGTCAGAGGCCGAGTGGCTCGCCATCGACTTCATCGACCTGCCTCTACCTCCACGAGTGCCCGACGAATTCAAAGCCTACGTCGACAGCGGCAAAGCCATCTCTCCGCTCCGCCGGCCAGTGACAACCGTTCCCCTCCCGAAGGGACGGATCGACGATGAACTGCCGCTGACGGAAGAGGAAGAAGCGGAACGTCTGCGATCAGAGGCAGAATACTCGTCCCTTGTAGAGTCCGTTGAAACTTGGATCCGGGACGAGTGGGAATCCTGGTCGCAGACTCATACTCTCGCATCGCGAGTGAAGAGCCTCCATCGTGAGCTCTTCGAGCAGCGGGAACAGCTAATGCTGGAGCGGGAATCTGTCGAACTCGTCTGGGGGTTCGGCCGGGCCCGCTGGATCAAGGACTCGTACACCATTGACCACCCGCTGGTCACGGTACCGGCAGAAGTCACACTGGACCAGCAGACCCAGCGGGTTACCGTCGTCGCCGCGGGGCAGCCGGAAGTGGAGACGCGTTTCCTTGCCAGCCTTGACCTGCATGACCGGCAGTCCCTAAACAGTCAGCGGCAAACCGCCACAGAGTTGGAAATCGACCCGTGGAATGCCGAAGAGATGCCTGCTCTGCTCCGAAGGCTCGCACGCTCCATCGATGACAATGGCATCGTCGTTGCCGAGGCGGGCAGTCCCGGCCCTTCGCTCGTCGTCGACGAAAGCTGGACTCTATACATGCGTCGACGAGTGCCGGATTCACAGGGTTTTCTGGAACAAATGCGCTCCATCTACCTCGCGGGAGGCACGGTTCCCGCTCCGCTCCAGGACATCGTTGCACAGCCTGCGGAGACAAATGTCGCAGGGCATGCTCATTCAGCTTCGACCGGACAGAAGCCTGAGGCGCTGCTCCTGCCCCTCCCCACCAATGAAGAGCAGAAGCGCATCCTGGAACTGGCCCAGACCCACCCCGGGGTGACGGTCCAGGGACCTCCCGGAACTGGCAAATCTCACACCATCGCCAACCTCATCAGCCACTATGTGGCCAACGGGCAGCGCGTCCTGGTGGTCTCGGAGAAGGAACAGGCGCTGAAGGTCCTGGCCGACAAGGTGCCGGCAGGGATCCGGGACCTGACTGTCTCGGTCCTCGGAGCGGACCAAGACAGTCGCAAGTCACTGGAAAAGTCCGTCACGACGATTCAGTCGCGGGTAGGCACGCTGGACAGGTCAGCTGCAGACGAAACCATCAAGCGTCTTCAGTCCGATTTGGCAGCGGCTAACCGTGGAATTGCCGAAACCACGGGTGACATGCTCCGGGCGCGGCAGTCGGAAGTCGAAGAGGCTTCGGGCAGCTGGCTGGCGGGTGTAAGTCCGACGCCGCAGACGGCTGCCGCGTGGGTACGGGAGAATGCCGAACGCCTCGGTTACATCCCCGATGCACTCGACCTCACCATCAAGGTACCTCTATCAGCTGCCGAATTCGCCGAGTACGTGAGCCTGCTGAAGACGGTACGCTCCGATGACGCAGTCCTCGCACTGCATTCGCTGCCGCCCGTCTCGGACCTGCCTTCGGTCGCGGAACTGGGTGAGCTCTTTGACTCAGCCACCCAAGGAGATGCCACCGCGGGCAGCGTCCGTCACGCCTTTGCCGATTGGGCAACTTTTGCCCGCTCGGACCAACTGCGCATCCGTGACGTCCGCTCCCTGCTGGTGGACTACGCAACCAAGCTGGAAGCCATCGAGTCGTCGCCGTATTCCGGTTTGATTCGTCGTTTCGAGGATAGACTCCTCGCCCAAGAGCTCTTCGACTACTTCACCGCTCTAGCCCAGTTGCGCGAGCAGGCAATCGGACACCGGCGCGCGCTGATGTCCTCCAGCGTCGAAATTGCCGAACCCGTTTCTCCCGAGTTCCTCACCCAAGTAACCGAGGCACAACAGAAATGGCAATCCGCAGGAAAGCTCGGCATCTTCGACCGCCAGCACAAAAAGACGATGGCTGCCTTCACCGTGGGGGGCAGACCGCCGCAGAGCGCCGATGAAGCCGCGCTGTGTATCACCGCGACCGCTTTGGAGCTAGTCAGGAGTCAGATCACCCGACTCTTCGACAATCAGTCTCCTCTGGCCGGCGGCATCCAGTTTTCGTCCCGCCCTGAGGACGACGCTGCCGAAGAGGTTCGGCAACTCGAAGAACTGATGAACCTGCCGCAGCTGGGCAACAACCTCTCAGAGCAGCTCAGCAGCATCGGCCTACGGCCCCACAACCTGACCACCTCGACCGGTGCCCGTCCACTGGTCGAAGCTATCGACGCCGCCACTCATCATTTCCGGGCAGAGGAAGCGCGCGCCTCCCTTACAGCCTTGGAGACAATACTCAAGAGTGGCGCTGCGCGTCCGGATGCTTCCCCGCTCTGGCTCCGGCTGCGAGACGCAATCTCCGCTCAGGACCGCGAGCGCTGGACCGCACTGCGCGACGACGTCATCCGCCTTACCGCGCTGCTGGAACCGGCCCGGCGGCTGAAGGCACTCCGTGACGCGTTGCAGGCGGCAGCTCCCAAGTGGGCAGACCAGATCGATCAAGATCTGGAGTCGGCTCCGGACCCGGACTCAATCACAGCTGCTTGGGAATGGCGGCAACTGGACTGCTGGGTCACCGGCAAGACTGCCCTCGCTTCCCCCGCCGAGCTTCAGTCGAGGGTAGACGAACTGGGCCGACAGCGCCGGCGAATTGTCGCTGAGCTTGTCGAGGTGCTGGCCTGGCGCCGACTGGCGGACAACCTCGGGCCTCGTCAACACCAGGCCTTGCAGGGCTACCTCAAGGCAGTGAACCGCTACGGCAAGACCGGCGGCAAGTACGCTCAGCGATGGATCCGCGAAATGCGGGAAGCGCTGGACGACTCCAAGGACGCAGTCCCTGTCTGGATCATGACGACCTCGCGCGCACTCACCAGCTTCCGGCCCGCCGCCGTGCCGCCTTTTGACGTCCTCATCATCGACGAAGCCTCGCAGATCGGGTTCGACGCCCTGCCGCTGCTTTCGCTGGCCAAGAAAGCCATTGTTGTCGGCGACGACAAGCAGACCAGCCCCGAGAACGTCGGGCTGGACCGGCAAAAGGTCTTCGACATCATGGACAACCACCTCATGGGCGTCCATAAGTACCGCACCCTATTCGATCCGGATAACAGCCTCTATGACCTGGCTACGCAGAAGTTTGCGACTCCCGTCATGTTGACCGAGCACTTCCGCTGCCTGCCGGAAATCATCGCTTTCTCCAACGCACAGGCCTACAACGGCAACATCATTCCGCTGCGCGACCAGGCACCGCGGCCCGGCTGGGTGCCTCTCGGGGTCCTGCGGGTCAAGGACGGCTATCGCGAGGGCGACATCAACGAACCCGAAGCCATGCAGGTCGTCAATCTCATTGCCGAGATGTGCCAGAACGAGCAGTACGACGGCATGACCTTCGGCGTCCTCACCCTGCTGGGAAGCAGCCAGGCCAAGCTGATCTGGGACCTGCTTTATGACAGTCTTGGGCCGGAGGTAGTCGAGGAGCGCAAGATCCGCTGCGGTGAGGCCGCCAACTTCCAGGGCGACGAGCGGGACGTCATCATCGTCTCCACCGTGGTCGCCGTGGACCGGAACCACAACACCCGCTTTGCAGCCATGACCAGCGGCAAGGATCTGCGCAAAATCAACGTCGCCGCCTCCCGCGCCCGCAACCAAATGTGGGTTGTGACCTCGGTTGACCCGGACATGCTTCCAAGCGGCGACTATCGAGCAGCCCTCATCCGCCACTGCGCGGGTTTCCAAGCAGAAGCGCCAAGTCAGGAGCGTCTGCTCGCAGCCTGTGAATCCGAGTTCGAGCGTCGTGTGGTCAATGATCTGCTCAACCGCGGCTACCGATCTATTGAGGCCCAGAAGGTTGTCGGGCGGTACCGTTTGGACCTTGTGGTCTCCGGGCCAGAACGGCGCCTTGCCATCGAGTGCGACGGCGATCGCTGGCATGGTCCGGACGTGTGGCATCAGGATCGCGCGCGGCAGGAGGTTCTGGAGCGGGCAGGGTGGACGTTTGAACGGATCCGCGGCTCGGCGTACTTCCGCGACCCGCAGTCCGCCATGCTCCCGCTGTGGGAGCACCTTGAGAAGCTCGGCATCGAGCCCGGCGATGCGTGGGCCGAAGGCGTCAGCCGGTCGTTGGTCCGTGAAGTCACGGTAACCGACCTCCCGGGGCACGAGGCACCACAAGTCAATAACACGGCGGAAGAAACCGTCCCTGCCCCAGGCCCGGTTGCGGATTCTACAGAGGAAGAGCTGGCAGCGGTCTGGCCAGCAGACACCGTTGCCCCGATAATCGCCGCACCCACGCCGCCTGTATGGCTGGGAAACTCCAACGATCACCAGGTTGAAGAGACTGAAGAAGACGTCGAGGATGAGCGTGACATCGAGCTTGAGGATGCTGCTCCCTTCGGGCGGGACACCGTACCGTCCACACAGCACCTGACGCTGGCTCCATACCGGCAGTGGCCGTTCTCTCCCAAGCCACCGGTCACTGATGGCAATATCCGCTACGTTCAGCAGGGGCTGGCGGAGATCCTAGACCACGAGGGTCCGATGATCGCCCGCCAGGCGTATCTGCGCTACCAGAAAGCGGCGGGTGGCTCCAAAGTCGGCAAGGCTCTGCAGAGGATCTTCAACCGCGCCGCCAACCGGGCCATCAATGCCGGGCAGATCGCTCGGATTGACGACGGCGTGCCCGGCCTGGTCGGAGCAACGTTGTACATTCCAGGCCGCAACCAGGTCGAGCTAAGGCAACTGGGGCCACGGTCCATTTTTGACGTTCCTCCATCTGAAATCGTGTCCATGTTCGAGAAACTGGAGGCCGCCGGCGTAGCGGAGGACGACCTCAACCGGGAGCTGCTGAACGCAGTCGGCCTCAAGCGCCTAACTAAGGTGACCGAGCACCATTTGGATAACTGCCGTGACTACACCTGGCGAAGCTAA
- a CDS encoding McrB family protein, with amino-acid sequence MVWLREANRRAKGLACAAESKRHTYLGVVVDEAEYAEDPTSRLRWEVAWRRESVEARDLPAPLPRLLEEQGAIVDFTDGLTVIKEWLRETPDLLPDDAGEVTNENLPQPAVVPRLRVPDDELAASLHVKREDLREVAELLQTRNQIVFYGPPSTGKTYLAGKIARYLAGKEHGDHVKTVQFHPSYAYEDFFEGYRPAQGEDGQVGFSLEPGPLRKIAAEGSAEGNRDKPFFLIIDEMNRGNLAKVFGELYFLLEYRDQSINLQYSPTETFVLPPNLFIIGTMNTADRSIAMVDAAIRRRFAFVELHPQEGMIEGMLGRYLQAHDKEPLRAHLLDALNSELGAGDRDLMIGPSYFMKEHAGSDTGLERIWRYELLPLLEEHYFGRMSRAEVHERFGLATIRKKAARRLGAVDYIEEDQTESGQAARRPSVPKASEAPQQLILDELQQEPVFAAFDAEAAALLNSTSLVSVQPDMRGGWQVLPAGRVGAVHVGRKTGSCGLLCAGCSSCHGSHPCCAAGLPT; translated from the coding sequence GTGGTCTGGCTCCGGGAAGCGAACCGGCGGGCAAAAGGCCTGGCTTGTGCGGCAGAATCAAAGCGGCACACCTATCTAGGGGTGGTCGTTGACGAGGCAGAGTACGCGGAGGATCCCACTTCGAGATTGAGGTGGGAGGTGGCTTGGCGTCGAGAATCGGTTGAAGCCCGCGATTTGCCGGCGCCCTTGCCGCGTCTGTTGGAAGAACAAGGCGCCATTGTTGATTTCACGGACGGGCTGACGGTCATCAAAGAGTGGCTGCGCGAAACGCCGGACTTGCTCCCGGATGACGCCGGCGAGGTCACGAATGAGAATCTGCCGCAACCCGCCGTCGTACCCCGACTCCGTGTGCCCGACGACGAGCTAGCCGCGTCTCTGCACGTGAAGCGCGAGGACCTGCGGGAGGTTGCGGAACTGCTGCAGACCCGGAACCAGATCGTTTTCTACGGCCCTCCTAGCACCGGCAAGACGTATCTGGCCGGGAAGATTGCCCGCTATCTCGCGGGAAAGGAACATGGGGACCACGTCAAGACCGTGCAGTTCCATCCGTCGTACGCCTATGAGGACTTCTTCGAGGGCTATCGGCCGGCGCAGGGTGAGGACGGGCAGGTCGGCTTCAGCCTGGAACCCGGGCCGCTGCGGAAGATCGCGGCCGAAGGGTCGGCCGAGGGCAACCGGGACAAGCCGTTCTTCCTGATCATCGACGAGATGAACCGCGGAAATCTGGCCAAGGTCTTCGGCGAGCTGTACTTCCTGCTCGAATATCGCGACCAGAGCATCAACCTGCAGTACAGCCCGACCGAAACCTTCGTGCTGCCGCCGAACCTGTTCATCATCGGGACCATGAACACCGCCGATCGGTCCATCGCCATGGTCGATGCCGCCATCCGCCGGCGCTTCGCCTTCGTGGAACTTCATCCGCAGGAAGGCATGATCGAAGGAATGCTGGGGCGGTATCTGCAGGCCCACGATAAGGAGCCGCTGCGCGCCCATCTGTTGGACGCGCTGAACTCAGAGCTTGGGGCCGGCGATCGAGACCTCATGATCGGCCCGTCCTACTTCATGAAGGAGCACGCCGGAAGCGACACCGGCCTGGAGCGGATCTGGCGGTACGAGCTTCTGCCCTTGCTTGAGGAGCATTACTTCGGCCGGATGAGCCGTGCAGAGGTACATGAGCGTTTTGGACTGGCAACAATCCGGAAGAAGGCCGCGAGGAGGCTTGGTGCAGTGGACTACATAGAGGAAGATCAGACGGAGTCCGGGCAGGCAGCGAGGAGACCGTCGGTGCCCAAAGCCAGTGAGGCGCCCCAGCAGCTGATTCTGGACGAGCTCCAACAGGAGCCGGTGTTTGCTGCCTTCGACGCCGAGGCGGCTGCGCTGCTGAACAGTACGAGCCTGGTCTCGGTGCAGCCAGACATGCGTGGCGGCTGGCAGGTGCTGCCGGCTGGGCGCGTCGGGGCAGTGCATGTGGGCCGGAAAACCGGATCCTGCGGGCTGCTATGCGCCGGATGCTCCAGCTGCCACGGCTCTCATCCGTGCTGCGCGGCCGGCTTGCCCACTTAG
- a CDS encoding helicase-related protein, with protein sequence MRIINNVTDLLGDDLRAEIVSGSKVRIAASTFSIFAFEALRKELEQVSELEFIFTSPSFVTEKVTDKLRKERREFFIPAGHAESSLYGSGFEIRLRNRLTQRAIAKECADWVRRKVMFRSNATGNPMQPLAAVDDGAAYFPIQGFTTSDLGYEPGPAVSNVVTKFEGVPETRQLLDLFDQIWNNPDQLHDVTQAVHDHIASVYAENSPARIYFLILYNLFAEFLEDINEDVLPNDRTGYQDTKVWQSLYNFQRDAATGIINKLETYNGCILADSVGLGKTFTALAVIKYYELRNKSVLVLCPKKLAENWTNYNANLTTNIFASDRFNYDVLAHTDLSRTKGESMGLRLDRINWGNYDLVVIDESHNFRNADYAEEKESRYQRLMRQVIREGVKTKVLMLSATPVNNRFNDLKNQLQLAYEGESQNLAQHLNLSTTVEKVFSDAQRVFNEWSKLDPENRTTDRILQMLDFDFFELLDAVTIARSRKHIQAFYDTTEIGAFPERLAPRSIREPLTDLADVPGFNDIFEQLQLLTLAVYTPLAYVFPSRLSKYEDLYNVTAGNARSNIGQQGREQGLKKLMTVNLLKRLESSVEAFRLTLAKIQDAVDAKLRRLDAHQGSTTGTVDLENFDFDVDDEDDANIEALSFGEKIKIDLDDLDVESWRRDLRNDRATLHELLDEMHKVTPDHDLKLQRLKQLITDKATHPMNRGNRKVLVFSAFADTAGYLYRELAPALADAGLETAVITGGSHGAKTTLGTGFDFQQVMSMFSPRSKQRHLTMPKETRELDVLIGTDVISEGQNLQDCDYLVNFDIHWNPVRIIQRFGRIDRIGSINQVIQLVNFWPDISLDEYINLKERVENRMVIADLAGTADDNVLTLEDSDAAFRKEQLRKLQDEVIELEDVRTGVSITDLGLNDFRMDLLGYIKEYGDLAGTPKGLHAVIPADPDKGLKPGVIFALQNVNADENINRGNRLHPHYLIYLGDDGNVIADHTEAKHLLDLLRAGCRPHDEPVAEVVHIFNAATREGAEMNEYSQLLTDAIHSMIDVTEERDIDSLFTGGHTTALTQAIAGLDDFELIAFIAVVDPAQGVAADV encoded by the coding sequence ATGCGCATCATCAACAACGTCACCGACCTGCTCGGCGACGACTTGAGGGCCGAGATCGTGTCCGGTTCCAAGGTGCGCATCGCCGCATCGACCTTCTCGATTTTCGCGTTCGAGGCCCTGCGTAAAGAGCTGGAGCAAGTCTCCGAGTTGGAGTTCATCTTCACTTCGCCCTCGTTCGTGACCGAGAAGGTGACGGACAAGCTGCGCAAAGAGCGGCGCGAGTTCTTCATCCCGGCCGGGCACGCCGAGTCGAGCCTGTACGGTTCTGGGTTCGAGATTAGGCTGCGCAACAGGCTCACCCAGAGGGCCATCGCGAAAGAGTGCGCCGACTGGGTGCGCCGCAAAGTCATGTTCCGCTCGAACGCAACCGGCAATCCGATGCAGCCGCTCGCGGCTGTCGATGACGGCGCGGCCTACTTCCCGATCCAGGGCTTCACGACCTCCGATCTGGGATACGAGCCCGGGCCTGCGGTCTCGAACGTCGTCACCAAGTTCGAAGGCGTCCCCGAGACGCGGCAGTTGCTCGACCTGTTCGACCAAATCTGGAACAACCCCGACCAGCTCCACGATGTCACCCAGGCGGTCCATGATCACATCGCCAGCGTCTACGCAGAGAACTCCCCTGCGCGCATCTACTTCCTGATCCTGTACAACCTGTTCGCCGAGTTCCTCGAGGACATCAACGAGGACGTGCTCCCGAACGACCGCACCGGCTACCAGGACACGAAGGTCTGGCAGAGTCTGTACAACTTCCAGCGCGACGCCGCGACCGGGATCATCAACAAGCTGGAAACCTACAACGGCTGCATCCTCGCCGACAGCGTCGGCCTGGGCAAGACGTTCACCGCGCTGGCGGTGATCAAGTACTACGAGCTGCGCAATAAGTCGGTGCTGGTGCTGTGCCCGAAGAAGCTCGCTGAGAACTGGACAAACTACAACGCCAACCTCACGACGAACATCTTCGCATCCGACCGGTTCAACTACGACGTGCTCGCCCACACCGACCTCTCCCGCACCAAGGGCGAGTCCATGGGCCTGCGGCTCGACCGGATCAACTGGGGCAACTACGACCTCGTCGTGATCGACGAGTCGCACAACTTCCGCAACGCCGACTATGCCGAGGAGAAGGAGTCCCGCTACCAACGGCTCATGCGGCAGGTCATCCGTGAGGGCGTGAAGACCAAGGTACTGATGCTCTCGGCAACCCCGGTGAACAACCGGTTCAACGACCTGAAGAACCAGCTCCAGCTCGCCTACGAGGGAGAGTCGCAGAACCTCGCCCAGCATCTGAACCTGTCCACCACGGTCGAAAAGGTCTTCAGCGACGCCCAGCGGGTCTTCAACGAGTGGTCCAAGCTCGACCCGGAAAACCGCACCACCGACCGCATCCTCCAGATGCTCGACTTCGACTTCTTCGAGCTGCTCGACGCGGTCACGATCGCCCGCTCACGCAAGCACATCCAGGCGTTCTACGACACCACCGAGATCGGCGCCTTCCCCGAACGCCTGGCGCCGAGGTCGATCCGCGAACCGCTCACCGACCTTGCGGACGTGCCGGGCTTCAACGACATCTTCGAACAGCTCCAGTTGCTCACCCTGGCGGTGTATACGCCGCTGGCGTACGTGTTCCCGAGCAGGCTGTCCAAATACGAGGACCTTTACAACGTCACCGCAGGCAACGCCCGCTCCAACATCGGACAGCAGGGCCGTGAACAGGGCCTGAAGAAGCTCATGACCGTGAATCTCCTCAAGCGGCTGGAAAGCTCGGTCGAGGCATTCCGCCTGACACTGGCCAAGATTCAGGACGCGGTCGATGCGAAGCTCCGCCGTCTCGACGCCCATCAGGGCTCGACGACGGGTACGGTCGACCTCGAGAACTTCGATTTCGACGTAGACGACGAGGACGATGCGAACATCGAGGCGCTCTCCTTCGGGGAAAAGATCAAAATCGACCTGGACGACCTTGACGTCGAGTCCTGGCGGCGCGACCTGCGAAACGACCGCGCGACGCTGCATGAGCTGCTCGACGAAATGCACAAGGTCACTCCGGACCATGACCTCAAGCTCCAGAGGCTCAAACAGCTCATCACCGACAAGGCCACACACCCGATGAACCGGGGCAATCGCAAGGTGCTGGTGTTCTCGGCCTTCGCGGACACCGCCGGCTACCTCTACCGCGAACTCGCACCCGCTTTGGCGGATGCCGGACTGGAAACAGCCGTCATCACGGGCGGCAGCCACGGCGCGAAGACGACGCTTGGCACCGGGTTCGACTTCCAGCAGGTCATGTCGATGTTCTCGCCTCGATCAAAGCAGCGCCACCTCACTATGCCGAAGGAGACCCGCGAGCTCGACGTCCTCATCGGCACCGACGTGATCAGCGAGGGCCAGAACCTCCAGGATTGCGATTATTTGGTCAACTTCGACATTCACTGGAACCCGGTCCGGATCATCCAGCGCTTCGGCCGCATCGACCGCATCGGCTCCATCAACCAGGTGATCCAGCTGGTCAACTTCTGGCCTGACATCTCCCTCGATGAGTACATCAACCTCAAGGAGCGCGTCGAGAACCGGATGGTCATTGCCGACCTTGCCGGCACCGCCGACGACAACGTCCTTACCCTCGAAGACTCCGACGCCGCGTTCCGCAAGGAACAGCTCCGCAAGCTCCAGGACGAGGTCATCGAACTCGAAGACGTCCGCACCGGCGTCTCAATCACGGACCTGGGCCTGAACGACTTCCGGATGGACCTACTCGGCTACATCAAGGAGTACGGCGACCTCGCCGGTACCCCCAAGGGCCTGCATGCCGTCATCCCCGCGGATCCCGACAAGGGACTCAAGCCTGGAGTGATTTTCGCGCTGCAGAACGTCAACGCAGACGAAAACATCAACCGCGGCAACCGACTCCACCCGCACTACCTCATCTACCTCGGCGACGACGGCAACGTCATCGCCGACCACACCGAAGCCAAGCACCTGCTTGACCTCCTCCGTGCCGGATGCCGCCCGCATGACGAGCCCGTCGCCGAGGTCGTGCACATCTTCAATGCGGCGACCCGCGAGGGTGCCGAAATGAACGAGTACTCGCAGCTACTCACCGATGCGATCCACTCGATGATCGACGTCACCGAGGAACGCGACATCGACAGCCTCTTCACCGGTGGGCACACCACCGCGCTCACCCAGGCGATCGCGGGCCTGGACGACTTCGAGCTGATCGCCTTCATCGCCGTCGTCGACCCCGCCCAAGGGGTGGCAGCCGATGTCTGA
- a CDS encoding DUF4391 domain-containing protein: MSDVLYRWPAAARFGSRVPKEKFYEHGTVTTTVREKFVAEVQRITWAYKLAEATINLAGSREVPEVQVFQIEAKGNDVSEPALTAIDKAIPFPIIFEITRDTGSGRQVRMVAAHKQLGGNAPKLSAYYSTGWQPADAERQPLPTAIALTSLYTAILGPLTPVAMRPGEEMSEVAARLRAVDKLKGEIAALERKLRTEPQLNRKIELRRTLKTKQAELTALI, encoded by the coding sequence ATGTCTGACGTGCTGTACCGATGGCCCGCCGCGGCGAGGTTCGGCAGCCGCGTGCCGAAGGAGAAATTCTACGAGCACGGCACCGTCACCACCACCGTGCGGGAGAAATTCGTCGCCGAGGTCCAGCGCATCACTTGGGCGTACAAGCTGGCCGAGGCTACCATCAACCTCGCCGGCAGCCGGGAAGTTCCGGAGGTGCAGGTCTTCCAGATCGAGGCCAAGGGCAACGATGTCTCCGAGCCCGCACTGACCGCGATTGATAAGGCGATCCCGTTCCCTATCATCTTCGAGATCACGCGCGACACCGGCAGTGGCCGGCAGGTCAGGATGGTCGCCGCGCACAAGCAGCTCGGAGGCAATGCCCCGAAGCTCAGCGCCTACTACTCGACCGGCTGGCAGCCCGCCGATGCCGAACGGCAGCCGCTCCCGACCGCGATCGCCCTGACCTCCCTCTACACCGCGATCCTGGGACCCCTGACCCCGGTTGCGATGAGGCCGGGCGAAGAAATGTCAGAAGTCGCCGCCAGACTGAGGGCCGTGGACAAGCTCAAGGGCGAGATCGCCGCCCTGGAGCGCAAGCTCCGCACCGAGCCACAGCTCAACCGCAAGATCGAGCTGCGCCGCACGTTGAAGACCAAACAAGCAGAACTGACTGCGCTGATTTAA